A genomic region of Tissierella sp. contains the following coding sequences:
- a CDS encoding glycosyltransferase family protein: MKIVAIIQARMGSTRLPGKVMKKVGDKTILEHVISRVGQSKLVDEIITATTTKVDDDAIVYETNRLGVKYYRGSEDDVLSRYYYAAKENKADIVVRITSDCPLIDPIIVDEIIELYKNNKYDLVTNAGSDLTQRTYPRGLDTEVFSFKQLEIAYNEANKKHQREHVTPYIYENSNNIFYYKNDIDYSKYRWTLDTEEDFELISMVYEELYKGQHDFYLKDIIELFERKPELFSINAHIEQKKV; this comes from the coding sequence ATGAAAATAGTAGCAATAATCCAAGCAAGAATGGGGTCAACTAGATTACCAGGTAAAGTCATGAAGAAAGTTGGGGATAAAACTATACTAGAACATGTAATTTCAAGAGTAGGACAATCTAAGTTAGTGGATGAAATTATTACAGCTACAACAACTAAAGTAGACGATGATGCAATAGTATATGAGACAAATAGATTAGGGGTTAAGTATTATAGAGGATCAGAAGATGATGTACTATCAAGATATTACTATGCAGCAAAAGAAAACAAAGCAGATATAGTGGTAAGAATAACATCAGATTGTCCATTAATAGACCCAATAATAGTTGATGAGATAATAGAGCTTTATAAAAACAATAAATATGATTTAGTAACTAATGCAGGTTCTGATTTAACTCAAAGGACATATCCAAGAGGACTAGACACAGAGGTATTTTCATTTAAACAACTAGAAATAGCCTACAATGAAGCTAATAAAAAGCATCAAAGAGAGCATGTGACTCCTTATATCTACGAAAATAGTAATAATATATTTTACTATAAAAATGATATAGATTATTCAAAATATAGATGGACTTTAGACACAGAAGAGGATTTTGAACTGATATCTATGGTATATGAAGAACTGTATAAAGGACAGCACGATTTTTACCTTAAGGACATAATAGAGTTATTTGAAAGAAAGCCAGAGCTATTTAGTATAAATGCACATATTGAGCAGAAAAAGGTTTAG